From the genome of Mixophyes fleayi isolate aMixFle1 chromosome 2, aMixFle1.hap1, whole genome shotgun sequence, one region includes:
- the LOC142140163 gene encoding transcription factor Sp5-like isoform X3 produces the protein MFQLWGNDVPPNTGMGSHVVTFGVPKVQYAGHMQAVGSHELPLTPPADPTVYSFDLSPVKMLTPQVPANTMYHFQEPNSMTQDFSGFMQAPPTLTQTHMPSAHMDDQTWWSLQQTSPNNLHSFHLTNSLVVGPQPQLAALLQSSSKTLLSSTRRCRRCKCPNCQASPGNEEPGKKKLHICHLPGCGKVYGKTSHLKAHLRWHAGERPFVCNWVFCGKSFTRSDELQRHLRTHTGEKRFGCQECGKRFMRSDHLSKHTKTHQNKKGKCASPPMDDIKKE, from the coding sequence ATGTTTCAACTCTGGGGCAATGATGTTCCTCCCAACACAGGAATGGGTTCTCATGTTGTGACCTTTGGGGTTCCTAAAGTGCAGTATGCTGGTCATATGCAGGCAGTAGGATCCCATGAGCTGCCCCTGACTCCTCCAGCTGACCCCACTGTTTATTCTTTTGATTTGTCTCCTGTGAAGATGTTGACTCCACAAGTTCCAGCCAACACTATGTATCATTTCCAAGAGCCAAATTCCATGACTCAAGACTTCTCAGGTTTCATGCAAGCCCCACCGACCCTGACACAAACGCACATGCCCTCCGCACACATGGATGATCAGACGTGGTGGAGCTTGCAACAGACAAGCCCAAATAACCTTCACTCCTTTCATTTGACAAATTCTCTGGTGGTTGGACCTCAGCCTCAACTTGCAGCACTTCTTCAGAGCTCCTCTAAAACGCTGCTAAGCTCAACCAGACGCTGCAGAAGGTGTAAATGCCCTAACTGCCAGGCCTCTCCAGGCAACGAGGAACCAGGGAAGAAGAAGCTTCATATCTGCCATCTTCCAGGTTGTGGCAAGGTATATGGAAAGACCTCCCATCTCAAAGCCCATTTGCGTTGGCATGCTGGTGAGAGACCTTTTGTCTGTAACTGGGTCTTCTGTGGCAAGAGCTTCACCAGGTCTGATGAGCTGCAGAGGCATCTTAGGACTCACACTGGAGAAAAGCGCTTTGGGTGCCAGGAGTGCGGAAAGAGATTTATGAGGAGCGATCACCTTTCTAAACATACAAAAACCCATCAAAACAAAAAGGGGAAGTGTGCAAGTCCTCCCATGGATGACATTAAAAAAGAATGA
- the LOC142140163 gene encoding transcription factor Sp5-like isoform X1, which yields MASLVLLHRENNLQYYLQDRTPNSSPDTGPIPSLNLLPSACGSAIAPTRDYPQSSPKSVGTASTMFQLWGNDVPPNTGMGSHVVTFGVPKVQYAGHMQAVGSHELPLTPPADPTVYSFDLSPVKMLTPQVPANTMYHFQEPNSMTQDFSGFMQAPPTLTQTHMPSAHMDDQTWWSLQQTSPNNLHSFHLTNSLVVGPQPQLAALLQSSSKTLLSSTRRCRRCKCPNCQASPGNEEPGKKKLHICHLPGCGKVYGKTSHLKAHLRWHAGERPFVCNWVFCGKSFTRSDELQRHLRTHTGEKRFGCQECGKRFMRSDHLSKHTKTHQNKKGKCASPPMDDIKKE from the exons ATGGCTTCTTTGGTTCTTCTGCACAGAGAGAATAatttacaatattatttacag gaCAGAACTCCTAATTCATCTCCAGACACTGGACCCATACCCTCCCTGAATCTACTTCCCTCAGCCTGTGGTTCAGCAATAGCACCCACTCGGGATTACCCACAGTCCTCTCCCAAGTCGGTGGGAACAGCATCAACAATGTTTCAACTCTGGGGCAATGATGTTCCTCCCAACACAGGAATGGGTTCTCATGTTGTGACCTTTGGGGTTCCTAAAGTGCAGTATGCTGGTCATATGCAGGCAGTAGGATCCCATGAGCTGCCCCTGACTCCTCCAGCTGACCCCACTGTTTATTCTTTTGATTTGTCTCCTGTGAAGATGTTGACTCCACAAGTTCCAGCCAACACTATGTATCATTTCCAAGAGCCAAATTCCATGACTCAAGACTTCTCAGGTTTCATGCAAGCCCCACCGACCCTGACACAAACGCACATGCCCTCCGCACACATGGATGATCAGACGTGGTGGAGCTTGCAACAGACAAGCCCAAATAACCTTCACTCCTTTCATTTGACAAATTCTCTGGTGGTTGGACCTCAGCCTCAACTTGCAGCACTTCTTCAGAGCTCCTCTAAAACGCTGCTAAGCTCAACCAGACGCTGCAGAAGGTGTAAATGCCCTAACTGCCAGGCCTCTCCAGGCAACGAGGAACCAGGGAAGAAGAAGCTTCATATCTGCCATCTTCCAGGTTGTGGCAAGGTATATGGAAAGACCTCCCATCTCAAAGCCCATTTGCGTTGGCATGCTGGTGAGAGACCTTTTGTCTGTAACTGGGTCTTCTGTGGCAAGAGCTTCACCAGGTCTGATGAGCTGCAGAGGCATCTTAGGACTCACACTGGAGAAAAGCGCTTTGGGTGCCAGGAGTGCGGAAAGAGATTTATGAGGAGCGATCACCTTTCTAAACATACAAAAACCCATCAAAACAAAAAGGGGAAGTGTGCAAGTCCTCCCATGGATGACATTAAAAAAGAATGA
- the LOC142140163 gene encoding transcription factor Sp5-like isoform X2: protein MQDRTPNSSPDTGPIPSLNLLPSACGSAIAPTRDYPQSSPKSVGTASTMFQLWGNDVPPNTGMGSHVVTFGVPKVQYAGHMQAVGSHELPLTPPADPTVYSFDLSPVKMLTPQVPANTMYHFQEPNSMTQDFSGFMQAPPTLTQTHMPSAHMDDQTWWSLQQTSPNNLHSFHLTNSLVVGPQPQLAALLQSSSKTLLSSTRRCRRCKCPNCQASPGNEEPGKKKLHICHLPGCGKVYGKTSHLKAHLRWHAGERPFVCNWVFCGKSFTRSDELQRHLRTHTGEKRFGCQECGKRFMRSDHLSKHTKTHQNKKGKCASPPMDDIKKE from the exons ATGCAG gaCAGAACTCCTAATTCATCTCCAGACACTGGACCCATACCCTCCCTGAATCTACTTCCCTCAGCCTGTGGTTCAGCAATAGCACCCACTCGGGATTACCCACAGTCCTCTCCCAAGTCGGTGGGAACAGCATCAACAATGTTTCAACTCTGGGGCAATGATGTTCCTCCCAACACAGGAATGGGTTCTCATGTTGTGACCTTTGGGGTTCCTAAAGTGCAGTATGCTGGTCATATGCAGGCAGTAGGATCCCATGAGCTGCCCCTGACTCCTCCAGCTGACCCCACTGTTTATTCTTTTGATTTGTCTCCTGTGAAGATGTTGACTCCACAAGTTCCAGCCAACACTATGTATCATTTCCAAGAGCCAAATTCCATGACTCAAGACTTCTCAGGTTTCATGCAAGCCCCACCGACCCTGACACAAACGCACATGCCCTCCGCACACATGGATGATCAGACGTGGTGGAGCTTGCAACAGACAAGCCCAAATAACCTTCACTCCTTTCATTTGACAAATTCTCTGGTGGTTGGACCTCAGCCTCAACTTGCAGCACTTCTTCAGAGCTCCTCTAAAACGCTGCTAAGCTCAACCAGACGCTGCAGAAGGTGTAAATGCCCTAACTGCCAGGCCTCTCCAGGCAACGAGGAACCAGGGAAGAAGAAGCTTCATATCTGCCATCTTCCAGGTTGTGGCAAGGTATATGGAAAGACCTCCCATCTCAAAGCCCATTTGCGTTGGCATGCTGGTGAGAGACCTTTTGTCTGTAACTGGGTCTTCTGTGGCAAGAGCTTCACCAGGTCTGATGAGCTGCAGAGGCATCTTAGGACTCACACTGGAGAAAAGCGCTTTGGGTGCCAGGAGTGCGGAAAGAGATTTATGAGGAGCGATCACCTTTCTAAACATACAAAAACCCATCAAAACAAAAAGGGGAAGTGTGCAAGTCCTCCCATGGATGACATTAAAAAAGAATGA